The Hyalangium ruber genome includes the window CACACCGCGATCCAGGCTGACGGCTTCCGGACGCTCGCCGAGGGGCAGCGTGTGGAGTTCGACGTGAAGCGCGGCCCCAAGGGCCTCCAGGCAGAGAACGTTCGCGTTATCGGCTGATAACCGGCACTCTCCGGCCTTACTTTACCGAGGCCCGGCCCTCCCGAAGGGCTGGGCCTCTTGTTTTCTATCGACGCAGCGCCGCTCAAAGGAGGGCACCGTGCCGCAACATCCCGGAATGTCGAAGCGCCAGAAGGAACTGGCCCGCAAAGAGAAGAACAAGGAGAAGGACGCTCGGCGCGAGCAGCGCAAGAAGGAGAAGTCCGAGCGCGTCACGCAGCCCGGTCAGGAGGGGGTCGATCCGGACATCGCCGGCATCATCCCCGGACCGCAGCCGCTGCCTGAGGGGTTCTAAAGGTCGAGCCCCTGCTCCCTTCCTCCGAGGAGGGAGCAGCCGGGCACCCTTCGCCGTACCTTTCCTCCCGCCTTCCTTACCTTCCCATCGAGTGCGTTCAGCAGACGACACCGTGACCGGGAAGGAGACGAGGTATGGGGGACACCAGCGTCAAGAAGGTTGAAGCACGCCACTCTCCCCGAGGGGAGATGGGGCAGAAGTACCTCGCCTCGGGCATCCGCGTGTCCATGAGGTTGTGGGAGGACGAGCAGCCGGGCGAGCCCAAGCCCGCCGTCGCGCGTGAGTACGAGACGGTAGGGTACGTGCTGAAGGGCCGCGCGGAGCTGCACCTCGAGGGGCAGGTGCTGCTGCTCAACCCCGGTGACTCCTGGCTCGTCCCGAGAGGCGCCAGCCACACCTACAAGATCCTCGAGCCATTCAGCGCGGTAGAGGCCACCAGCCCGGTGGCGACCGTGCATGGGCGCGACGAGGAGGAGCCCTCGAAGTCTCCAGCGCGGGCCTGAGAAGGCCCGGCGGAGGCACGAGGGAAGGGGAGTGGGCCCTCCTGGATTCGAACCAGGGACCCATTGGTTATGAGCCGGGTGGGTTGGCAAGGGCTCGCAGCCCTTGGCACCGGTTCGCAACCTGCGGAAAAGACGGGTGCGCCTCAGAGGCGGGAGACGTCGGCGGTTAGCACCGTTTCCACGGCTTCGATTGGCCGTGGTGCGGCCGGTGGTGCCGCTCCTCACCGTGCGCGAGGTAGCGGAGTTAGACCTCGTCGAACCTCGTTCCTGTGGCGCCCATGCGCTCCAGTGCGTCCTTGATCTCCTCGGACACGATGAGCACGACCGTCCAACCCTCAGGACGAAACACCTTGGCGCTTCCCACTTTGGTCTTGTCGATGCGCATGTCACGCACGGAGAAGTACTTACCGACCATCTCTGGAGTCCCGGTTTCGTGGGTCCAGAGCTGAATCCGAGACGCCTGTTCGTCGATACAGCGGATGACGCGTGTGGCCACGAGGATGAGGTACTGATCCGGTTGACCCTCGACATCCACTGGGATCAGTTGCACATCATCCGGAGCCAGCTCCGCGAACATGGACGCGACCCGGACATGAACTACCGGGACGCCGACGTTCGCTTCCGTGAAGTCCAAGGGTGTGCCCGTGATCTCGACGGGTATTTTCAAGCGTTCCTGGATTGGGGCGGGTGCCCCAATCGTGAACTGCGCATCGTTCACTTTGAGGCCCTGACTGTTCGTCGGCGTGTCCAAGTGCCAGCGACGCGGGACATACACATCGTCGGCGAGTTTAAAAAATCGCTTGGGCATGGGCTCCCCTTAGCGCGGGTGCCGCCGGGTGACGAGTTGGTTCAGTTCTGCTCCCGGTGTGGAGATCTCCTTCGCTAGAGCCTTGAGAGCCAGGGTCAGCTTCTCGCGGCAATCCACGACGCCGCGGCAGGTCTGTGTTGCCGAGTTCAGTATCTCATGGACGACCTCGTGATACCGCTGGGGGTGCGGCCCGTAGTGTCCCTGGAGAGGCATCTTGTTCGCTGGGTCCTCCATCGACATTCCCGCCTTGGCGAAGATCGCCCGGAACCTCGGCGTCCACGGCCCCCCGCGCGAGGTGTCCTTGTCGTTGCAGACAGTGGCAATGTGGTGCTTTTCGATGCAGGGGCTCGTGCCTCCACTGCCACGGGACCCCATCGTCATCGCGGTGCCGGCCACCGCCACGCTCACGCCCTCGGCGCTGAGCGCAATCTCCTCCACCGCGCTCAGGGCGGACACCGAGAGTCTGGCCGTGCCCTCGGCCTGCGCGGCCACCTGCGCTGAGCCGGGCAGCGCTGGCACCTTCGTCGCGAACAGCTTCGCCGTCGAGCCAATCGCGGCCATCAGGAGCATGGCGAACGCTCGGGCTGCCTCTCGCCCGAGAATTCTGCCGAAGCGCTCGCCCGCCTCGCGGATCTGCTCGAAGGTGGTCGCCACCTTCACCTCGTCCATCAACCGGAGCCAGCCGGAGGCGAGGTTGAGGAGCGTGTCGACGCCCACATACAGAATCAGCCCCACGCCGATTACCGCCACCAGCGCCGGAGCCACGGGGTTGAGCGCCAGGATCAGCAGCATGGAACCCAACGTCCACAGGACCGTTTGGATGAGCGCGTGGACTTCCACCATCTCGCCCAGCGCTTTCTTCATCTCGTCCAGCACGGGGCTCTTGCTCAGGGCCAGCGCCCAGATGTAGCGGCCGTGCATGTCCAGGTAGCGCCCTGCCACCAGCGCGCCCCCGAGACAGTCGCCGTAGAAGTTGTGAATGCGCTGGCACCAGAGCCGGTAGCGCTCCGCCGTCTCCAGGTCCTCCTTCGTCAACGCCCCTTCCAGCGGCTCGCCCGGCCCCAGCGGCACCAGCTTCTGGTCCTTCTCCAGCCAGAGGTAGTTGCCGAACTGCGGGTCCATCTGAAACATCTTCTCCACGGTCTGGCGCGGGGTGCCTGATAGCCGTGCTTCGCGGGCAAGGCGCCTCAGTGCCCGCTGGAACTCCTCTTGCTCTAGCTTGACGGGTTGTAGGTCAGCGGTGCGGGGCAGGTAGACGACGGCTCTTCCCTGGCCGATGTCCTCCACGCGGGGGACCTTGGGGATGCTGCTGCACCCGACGAGCAACACCAGGAACAGCGCTTCGGCCTTCCACAGAATCCGCCACGCCAACATGTGCCACCCCTTCTTGAGCGGAAGGGAGCAGGGTAGAGGGTTGCCTCGGGGAAGAGGAGGAGCCGCCGGGTGGCTCTGGTTCTTCTGCCGTGAGGGGGTAGCCTCGCCCATGTCACCGCCGACCCGCATGGTGCGCCGGTGGTGCAGCGCCTGGAGAATGCCGCGCCTCCCACCCCAACGCCCCGGGGGAAAATCCCGAGGCGAGGGGAGGGGGACTGCAAGTGGGCCCTCCTGGATTCGAACCAGGGACCAATCGGTTATGAGCCGACAGCTCTGACCGCTGAGCTAAGGGCCCTGACAGAGACACAACGCCAGGCGACGGGTTGAGTATCCCGTCGCCCGTGTTTCTGACAAGGGGCTGCCATCATGGCTGGACGCGGAAGTGATCGCCCTGCCTCTTTACCCGTACGCCCTCGGCCTCCAGTCGCCGGGCCTGCTCGTGCGCCACCGCTGGCGCCAGCGTCCGGTCCGCGCGGATGACGCGCCACCAGGGCACGTTCTGCAACGTCTTCAGCTCCCGCCCCACGCCGCGCGCCGCCCCCGGCTTGCCCGCGTAGAGGGCCACCTGCGCGTACGAGCGCACCTCGCCACGCGGAATGGCACGCACCGCTTTGCGCACCGCCTCGGTGAAGGGCAGGGGAGTCGTCGTCTTCTTGGGCACGCGCCGGACTCTAGAAACGACGAAGCCCCCGGTCCACAGTGGGACGCGGGGGCCTCGAATGCCTCAAGGGCTCAGGCGGCTCAGCTCTCCACGAAGGAGCGCAGGCGCTTGGAGCGGCTGGGGTGGCGCAGCTTGCGCAGCGCCTTGGCCTCGATCTGGCGGATGCGCTCGCGCGTCACCTCGAAGTCCTGACCCACCTCCTCCAGCGTGTGGTCGCTCTTCTCGCCGATGCCGAAGCGCATGCGCAGCACCTTCTCCTCGCGCGGCGTCAGCGTGGCCAGCACCTTGCGGGTCTGCTCCGCCAGGTTCATGTTGATGACCGCGTCCGAGGGCGACACGAGGCTCTTGTCCTCGATGAAGTCGCCCAGGTGGCTGTCCTCTTCCTCGCCGATCGGCGTCTCCAGGGAGATGGGCTCCTTGGCGATCTTCAGGACCTTGCGCACCTTGTCGAGCGGCAGCTCCATCTTCTCGGCGATCTCCTCGGGCGTCGGCTCGCGGCCGATCTCCTGCACGAGGTAGCGGCTGGTGCGGATGAGCTTGTTGATCGTCTCGATCATATGCACCGGGATGCGGATGGTGCGGGCCTGATCGGCGATCGCGCGCGTAATGGCCTGACGAATCCACCACGTGGCGTACGTGGAGAACTTGTAGCCGCGCTTGTACTCGAACTTGTCCACCGCCTTCATCAGGCCGATGTTGCCCTCCTGGATGAGGTCCAGGAACTGCAGGCCGCGGTTGGTGTACTTCTTGGCGATCGACACCACCAGGCGCAGGTTGGCCTCCACCAGCTCGCTCTTGGCGCGCTCGGCGCGACGCTCACCCAGGCGGATGGCGTCGTAGTTGCGACGCAGCGCCTCGACGGGGAGGTTGGCCTCCTCCTCGACCTTCTTGATCTTGCGCACGGCGGTGCGCACGTCGCGGTCCAGCGCCTCGAGCTGCTCGGGGGTGAAGTTCAGCTGCTTCTGGAGCTTCTTGGCGGTGTTGGGGTTCTCGCGCGCCTCCTTCAGCTGAGGGCGCAGCTCCTTCATGTTCACGCCGTTGCGACGCTCCAGGTCGCGCAGCTCCTCCTCGGCCTTGTCCACGCGCTCGATGAGCTGCTTGAGGTTCAGGACGATGCGGTCCACCTGCTTCTTGTTGAGCCGCATCTCCTCCAGGACCTCCATCATCTTGGTCCGAAGGTCCTTCACCTCCTGCTTCACTTCCTTCTTCTTCACATCGGTGAGCTTCTTCTTGCCGGAGAGGTCCTCCTCCAGCACCTCGCAGTCCTTGGCGAACTTGCGGAAGCGCTCGATCTGCTTGCTGATCTGCTCGATCTTGTTGAGCTCGCTTTGCGCCAGCTGCTGCGGCTGGTCACCCTCGGCGCCCTCCTCGGGAGTGTCCTCGGCGCCCTCGGCCTGAGCCTCCTCGGGCGCGTCCTTGATGACGTCGCGCACGCGCAGCTTGCCCGTCTTCAGCCTGTTGGCGATGTCGAGGATGTCGGCCACGGCCACGCGGCAGGCCAGCATCGCGCGCAGCACTTCCTTCTCGCCCTCTTCGATGCGCTTGGCGATCTCCACCTCACCCTCGCGGGTGAGCAGGCTCACGCTGCCCATCTTGCGCAGGTACAGGCGCACCGGGTCGTTCGACTTGCCACCCGGCTCGTCGTCCTCGTCCTGCTCCTCCTCGTCGGCGTCCTGCTTGCTCTCCTCCTCGACGGCGACGGTGGGCTTGATCTCGTTGGACTGGGCGGCCTTCTGCGCGTCGACGATCTCGATGTCGTTGTCGCCGAACATGCTCATCACGTCGTCGATCTGATCCGACGACACGATGTCCGCGGGCAGCGCGTCATTCACCTCGTCATAGGTGAGGAAGCCCTTCTCGCGACCAGCGGCCAGCAGGTCCTTGACCTCCTTGCGCTCGGCGATGGCCTCTTCCTCGACTTCGTCCTCGACGGCGTCGGGATCAACCTCGACGGCGGCGGCAGCCTCCTCCGCGGCCTCCTCGGGATCCACGTCATCGCCCGTGGCCTCGGTGACGGCCTTGCGCTTCTTGAGCTTCTCGATGGCCTTCTCAGTGGCCTCCGCGCTCGCGGCCGCCTCTTCCGCTGCAGCAGCCGCGGCCTTGGCTCCCTTCGCCGCCGCGGCACTGTCCGCCGGGCCCTTCTTCTTGCGGATCGTCGGTTCCACCTTCTTCTTGGTGGGCTTCACGGCGGACCCCTTCGCGGGCTTCTGCGTCGGCATTCGGGTACTTCTCCTTAGAAAACAGGTGCTTGGCCTGGAGCGAGCCGGCCGATCTACAGCAAAGTACTAGATAGTTACAAACGCGAACTCAAACCGGTTGCACTGGGGCCTTTGTTCCCGTAGGCGCGGGCTTCAACTCGTCGAGGACGCGCTTCTTCAGGGCGAGCAGTTCGATTCGCTCGGTGAGCAGCCGCCGGGTCTCCTCCGTGAGGTCGTACGCGCCAGGAGCCTGCTTCGTGGCCTTCTCTATATAGCCAAGCTGCTCGTCGATTCGCCGCAGCATCAGCTTGCGGCACACGGTGAGGAACGTCTGCTCCAGGGCGGCGCCGGCCTCGGGAAGCTGACGCAGGGCCACTTCGATGGCGCGTTTGACGGGCTCGGCCGCCTCGAACAGCGCATCTTCCACGCCCTGTCCGGACGTGGCGTGGGCCAGCACCACCCGCAGTCCGGTGTGGGATAATTCATCACCCGTGCGGAAGGAGTCGCGGGCCATCAAGCGAGGCTCACGCAGGGTGGCGGCGACGTACATGGCCTCCAGGGCATCCGGAGGGCGCACGGGGGCCGGGCGGGCCGCGGGCGGGCGCTGGGCGCCGGGGGCTGCCTGAGCGGGCGCGCCTGGCTTGGGCACGGGCTTCGTGGCGGGCTTGGGGCGCAGGGCCCCTTCGAGATCTCCCGCGGGCAGGCCGAAGTGGGAGCCGACGGCGTTGAGGAAGGCCGAGCGCACCAGTCCCATGGGGAGCTGGGCCGCCATCGGCTTGAGGCGCTCGAGCGCCGCCATTTTCTCCTCGAAGCTCGCCTGGGCACCCTGCGGAAGGACACTGGCGAAGATGTGGGAGGTCAGCGGCCGCGCTCCTTGGAGGAGCCGCTCCACTCCGTCCGAGCCTTCTCGACGCGCGAAGGTGTCCGGATCATCCCCCTGAGGCAGCAGGGCTACCCGAGCGGCTGCTCCGGCAGCGAACAGGGGACCGGCCAGTCGCTCGACCGCGTTGAGGCCGGCCTGGTCCCCGTCCAGCAGGAGGATCAGGTCGCGCGCCTCGGCGCGGCGCAGCAATTGGAGGTGGCCGGGGGTGAGGGCGGTGGAGCAGAGGGCCACGGCGTGGCGCACCCCTACCTGGTGCAGGCCGATGCAGTCGAAGTAGCCCTCCACGAGGACGGCGGCCTTGCGCTTGCGGACCTCGTCCCGGGCCTGATCCATGCCGTAGAGCGTCTCGCTCTTGTTGTAGAGCTGGGACTCCTTGGAGTTGAGGTACTTGGGGCCCTCTTCAGCGCCCACCAGGCGGCCGCCGAAGCCGATGGGGCGACCTTCCGGGGCGCGGATGGGCACCATCAGACGGCTGCGGAAGAAGTCGTAGTAGCCCTCCGCGTTGGGGCGGCGCTGGACGAGGCCGGCCTTCACGCCCCAGTCCACCATGCCGGCGCGCGTGAGCTTGTCCGCCAGCACGCTCCAACCACTGGGAGTCCAGCCGAGCCCGAAGGCCTGGGCCGTCTCCTCGGAGACGCCACGATTGGCCAGGTACGCCCGGGCAGCGCGGCCCTCGTCCTGCCACAGCAGCGCTTTGAAGTGCTCGGCGGCGAGGTCCGTGACTTCCTTGAGCTGCTGGCGCTCGCGGGCCCCCGGATCCTGGGCGGCCTCGATGTCCACGCCGACCTCGCGGGCCAGGTCCTTCACCGCGTCCACGAAGGTCTTCCCCAGGTAGCGCTGGACGAAGGACACCGCGTCCCCGCTCGCGCGGCACCCGTGGCAGAAGTAGAAGCGCTTCTCGGGCACCACGTAGAAGGAGGGCGTCTTCTCCTGGTGGAAGGGGCAGCGGCCCTTGAACTCGCGCCCGGACTTCTTGAGCTCCACGTGGCGCGAGATCAGGGAGACGATGTCCACCCGGTCGAGGATTTCTTCGATCTTGTGCTCAGGGATCACGCGGCCCCCCTCGGCTGGAGGTGAGTGCCACGAAGCATGCCCCAAGGCTCCGACGCCCCGGGTGGGTTGCATTGGCGCATGGCGCCTTTGAATCTAGTGCCTGTGCCCCACCAGGGAAGCCGGGCCGGGGCAGGGCCGCGCCGGCATGGGACCTGGGCGGTATTCTCCAGCGGGGTGGGCACAGGTACGGCTCCTCCCGCCCGCAGACGCCGAAAAGTAGGCGCGAAACGGGCAGGGAGTAGCCATTAACGGGAGATCGACGGGAGGGCAAGTTCACCCCCCCGGATCAGCCGAAGGCCGAAAGCTTGCTGAATGATCAGGACAGCTTGGCCAGCTGCGCCTTGACCTCGTCGGACACCGCCCGGCCCTCGGCGCGGCCGGCGATCTTGGGCTGCAGGGCCTTCATGACCGCGCCCATGTCCTTGGCGCTCTTGGCGCCCACGGCGGTGATGGCGGCCTGCACCTCGGCGCGCAGCTCGTCGGCCGTCAGCTGCTTGGGCAGGTAGTTCTGGAGGACGGTGATCTCCGACTCCTCCTTCTGGGCCAGGTCGTCGCGGCCACCGGACTTGTACTGATCCACGGAGTCGCGGCGCTGCTTGATCAGACCGGCGATGACCTTCTCGATGCCCGCGTCATCCAGCGCGGAGGCCCCGGGCTCCACTTCCTTGTACTTGATGGCGCTCTTGAGCATCCGCAGGACGCTCGTGTTCAGCTCGTTCTTGGACCGCATCGCGTCCTTGAGGTCCGCGTCGATGCGCTCTTTGAGGGTGGCCATGGCAATAGCTCCAGAGTGGGAGGGGGAAGGGGTCGACGGGAAAGGGCCGGGGCTTCTGACTGCCAGCGCCCCGGCGCCTCTCTGCGCGTCGTTAGAACGACTTGCGCGCCTTCTTCACCGCGCGCTTCTTGGCGGCGAGGGCCTTCTTCTTGCGCTTCACGGAAGGCTTCTCGTAGTGCTCGCGCTTGCGGATCTCGGAGAGGATTCCGGCCTTCTCGGTGGCCTTCTTGAAGCGCTTGAGAGCGCTCTCGATGGACTCACCTTCCTTGACTCGAATACCGGGCAATGCAGTCACCTCCTTCCGCTTGCGTCAAAAGGTAAAAAGGGCAGCGGATATGGCGCACCGGCCGTCAAAACGCAAGGACGCCGCTAATAAGGATGTGGGTATTCGACTAGACTCGCCACGTGAGTCCCGCTCTCCTCCTCCTGGTCCTGCTCTCGGCCAGCCCGCGTGGCGGCACGGGGGCCACTGACTGCTGGGTGTCCTGCCAGCGGCACGTTCAGGATGCCTCGCTCCGAGCCCGGGTCTGCAAGGCCTGCATTACCCGGGGCGGCCCCGAGTCCTGGGTGCTGGCGGTCGGGGGCCTGAAGCCCGTACCGGAGGACGTGCTGCGCTCGGCGCTCAAGGATGAGGACTGGCGCGTGCGCTGGGCCTCGGTGCGTGCCGGGGCCAAGGCGCGCGGGGTACCGGAGAACCGCGCCCTGGCGGAGTGGGTGACGGCAGGCCAGGCGGCCGCCGATCTGCCTGCCTGTCTCACCGCCGCCCGGGCCGCCGCCGAGGCCGGAAAGTCTCCGCAGGACTTCTTCCAGGGCGCTGGAGACAAGGGGCCCGCCGCGGTCTCCCGCATCCAGGCCCGCCGGGATGTCATCCGCCAGGCGCTGGAGGTCGAGGTGTATGCCGAGGACCCGGGCACGCGGGAGCGGGCGCTGTCCCACCTCTCCACGTTCCTCAACCAGCCTCCGGCCCGAGTGGCGCTTCAGTCCATGGAGGGACGCCCGGAGTCCGGCGACGCGGCCGTGGCCGGAGGACTGCGCGCCATCGCCGAGCGCAAGGACACCTCCGTGGGGCGCATGCTCCTCGAGGTGGCGAAGCCGGCGGACCAGGAGCGCGTCAACCGGCTCTTCGCCGTCTACTCCCAGGAACTGCAGGCTCTGCAGCCGGAGCTCACCTCGGGGGATCCGCAGAAGCGCAGGACCGCCGTGGCCTCGCTGCGCATCTATGGCCCCCTGGCCCAGCGTGAGCTGGAGGTGGCCTTGAAGGACCCGGACAGGCAGGTGCGCCAGCATGCCGCGCGCGCGCTGGCCCAGGCCGAGGGCCTCAAGGTGCAGGAGGCGGTTGGCCAGCGGTTGCGGTCCGGCGCGGACGTCGACGCGCAGCGGCCGTGGTTGGAGTTGCTGGCGCGAGAGAAGAACTGCCAGGCGACGTTGCTGGCCGTGGCCGAGGACTCCAAGCAGCCCGCCCCCGTGCGCGGAGAGGCGCTCGCCCAGCTCGTCGACTGCGACATGGGGGGCCGCGATCGCCTCAAGCGCATCGCTCCGTTCCTACGTGACGCCCAGGCGCCCATCCGTGCCGGGGCGGTGCGGGCGTTGGGCGCGGTGGCCGCGGGCGCCGAGATGACCGAGGCGCTCACCGCCGCCCTGGAGGACCCTGCTCCGGAGGTGGTCGCGGCGGCCATCGACACGGCGGCCCTCAAGCGGCAGTCGCCACAGGCCGACGTCATCGCGGCGTTGCTCGGCTCGGAGCACCCGCAGGTCCGTCAGGCCGCGGCGCTCGCCCTGGAGCGGCTCGGAAAGCCGCAGCACGTCAAGGCGCTCTCCGAGTGCCTGCGGCAGGACTCCGTGCCCGCCGTCCGGGTCTCCGCGGCGCAGACGCTCGGGGTGCTGGGGGGGCCGTTCGCCGTCTCCGCGCTGAGCGAGGCGGCCAAGAAGGATCCCGACACCCACGTGCAGCACGTGTCACGCGAGGCGCTCAAGCGCCTGGGCTTCTCGGGACGCTGAAGCCGACGCTGAAGTCCTCCGTTGGGAGCGCTTCAGGGACCGCTGACGGCCTTGGCGTCCACGCGGTTACGGCCCGCGCGCTTGGCCCGGTAGAGGTACTTGTCCGCCGCGGCCAGCAGGTCATCGGGCTGGGAGAAGTCCGAGTCCAGCAGCGTCGCCACGCCCAGGCTGATGGAGACCTTGATGGGCGTGCCGCTGAAGATGAAGTCGCTGCGGTCCACCGCGTTGCGGCACCGCTCGGCACACGCCAGCGCCTGCTCCTCGGCGGACTCGCGCAGCATCAGCGCGAACTCCTCGCCGCCGTAGCGCGCCAGCAGGTCCTCGGTGCGCACCGTGTCGCTCACCCGCTGGGCGATGCGCGTCAGCACGTAGTCGCCCGCCGGGTGGCCGTACACGTCGTTGATCTTCTTGAAGTGGTCCACGTCGAACATCACCAGCGACAGCGGCACCCGGTGGCGCAGGCAGTAGGCGAACTCCTTGCGCAGCGTCTCCATGAAGAACTTCTTGTTGTAGAGCCGCGTGAGCCCGTCGCGCGTGGCCGACTCGTAGATGCTGCGCTGGTACTGCTCCTCGAGCGCGTCCTGGATGGAGAACTTGAGGACGGTGTTGGAGCCGATCTGGATCTTGTCGCCGTCGTAGAGCGGGGCGGTGTTCACCCGCAGGCCGTTGAGGTAGGTGCCGTTGGTGCTGCCCAGGTCCACGAGCTGGAAGCGCCCGTCCCCCAGCGCCACCACCTTGGCGTGCTTGCGGGAAATGCCGTCGTCCTCGACCTGGAACTGGGCCTCGGCGCTTCGGCCCATCGTCGTCTCCGAGCGGTCCAGCTTGAACATCCGACCGATGCCCGCAGCGGACTTCGCGCTGATGACGATCAGGTACGCGCTCTGCTGCTGAGCGTTGCTCAGCAGGTCCGCGATGGAGTGGACGTTTGTTTTCTCCTCGGACATCGGCCCCATCTTAAGTGCCGGGATTTCGTGGCGGCAAGCATACGGTCACCTCTTATGGGTGATCTCCCCTTTACCGGGAGTGGGGCTTGCGGCCTCGCTTCCGGGGTTCGGAGGGTGGAACGGGCGGGCGGCCGAGCGTCAGCTCCCCTGCCACGGGGGTCTGGATGAAGCGACCCACCGCCTCGGGAGAGCGGTGGTAGGCCAGCGCCTGCATCAGCTTCACCAGCGCCGCCGAGGGCGTCAGGTCCGCTCCGCCGATGGCCCCTTCCTCCCGGGCCGCCGCGCCGGACTCATACAAGGTGAGGTCCACCCCGTTGCGGTAGGCCTGGCTCACCACCACCACGGGGATGCCCCGCTCGCGCGCCTGGGCGAAGAGAGGGCGGAGCGAGCGGCCCAGGGAGGGGTCGATCGGGAAGTTGCCCGCCCCGTAGGCCTCCAGCACCAGCCCGCGGATGTGCGGCAGCAGCGCCAGGGGCAGGGCCGGGTCCAGCCCTGGGTACGTCTTGAGGAGGAAGACGCGCGGGTCCAGCCGCTCGAAGAGGCGGAAAGGGCCCTTGGGACGCAGGCCCGGCTCATAGGTGGCGTCCACCCCCAGCGTGCCCAGCACCGGGAAGTTGGGGCTCTCGAAGGCGTCGTACTCGGCCACCTTCACCTTGCGGGTGCGGTTGCCACGGTAGAGGTGGGAGTCGAAGCAGATGGTCACCTCGCGCGGCCCATGGAGCGCCGACAGCACGGCGTCGATGAGGTTGAGCCGCGCGTCGCTGCGAATCTCCCCAAGCGGGCGCTGTGAGCCGGTGAGCACCACCGGGCGGGGCAGTCCCCGGAGCATGAAGGAGAGCGCGCTGGCCGTGTAGGCGAGCGTGTCCGTGCCGTGTGTCACCACCGCCCCGTCGAAGTCCGGCAGCCGGCGGTGGAGGTGGGCCGCCATCCGGCTCCAGAGCTCGGGCTGCATCTCCGAGCTGTCCAGGTTGGAGAACAGCTCCAACTCGATGTCGGCCAGGTGGAAGAGCTCGGGGGCGCGCTGCTTCAGCGTCCGGAAGAAGGCCGCGGGGCGGAGCGCGGACGGCCGCCCCCCAGCCATCCCCAGCGTTCCCCCGGTATGTAGCAGCAGGACTTTGGGCATGAGCGGCCCTTCACTGACAAAGCCCGCCTTCCTTTACAAGCCCTGCGCGCGTAGCTAAGACCGGCGGCGTGTTCCCTCCCTGCTGGAAGCGAGTCGTCCTCC containing:
- a CDS encoding HEAT repeat domain-containing protein is translated as MSPALLLLVLLSASPRGGTGATDCWVSCQRHVQDASLRARVCKACITRGGPESWVLAVGGLKPVPEDVLRSALKDEDWRVRWASVRAGAKARGVPENRALAEWVTAGQAAADLPACLTAARAAAEAGKSPQDFFQGAGDKGPAAVSRIQARRDVIRQALEVEVYAEDPGTRERALSHLSTFLNQPPARVALQSMEGRPESGDAAVAGGLRAIAERKDTSVGRMLLEVAKPADQERVNRLFAVYSQELQALQPELTSGDPQKRRTAVASLRIYGPLAQRELEVALKDPDRQVRQHAARALAQAEGLKVQEAVGQRLRSGADVDAQRPWLELLAREKNCQATLLAVAEDSKQPAPVRGEALAQLVDCDMGGRDRLKRIAPFLRDAQAPIRAGAVRALGAVAAGAEMTEALTAALEDPAPEVVAAAIDTAALKRQSPQADVIAALLGSEHPQVRQAAALALERLGKPQHVKALSECLRQDSVPAVRVSAAQTLGVLGGPFAVSALSEAAKKDPDTHVQHVSREALKRLGFSGR
- a CDS encoding GGDEF domain-containing protein → MSEEKTNVHSIADLLSNAQQQSAYLIVISAKSAAGIGRMFKLDRSETTMGRSAEAQFQVEDDGISRKHAKVVALGDGRFQLVDLGSTNGTYLNGLRVNTAPLYDGDKIQIGSNTVLKFSIQDALEEQYQRSIYESATRDGLTRLYNKKFFMETLRKEFAYCLRHRVPLSLVMFDVDHFKKINDVYGHPAGDYVLTRIAQRVSDTVRTEDLLARYGGEEFALMLRESAEEQALACAERCRNAVDRSDFIFSGTPIKVSISLGVATLLDSDFSQPDDLLAAADKYLYRAKRAGRNRVDAKAVSGP
- a CDS encoding asparaginase yields the protein MPKVLLLHTGGTLGMAGGRPSALRPAAFFRTLKQRAPELFHLADIELELFSNLDSSEMQPELWSRMAAHLHRRLPDFDGAVVTHGTDTLAYTASALSFMLRGLPRPVVLTGSQRPLGEIRSDARLNLIDAVLSALHGPREVTICFDSHLYRGNRTRKVKVAEYDAFESPNFPVLGTLGVDATYEPGLRPKGPFRLFERLDPRVFLLKTYPGLDPALPLALLPHIRGLVLEAYGAGNFPIDPSLGRSLRPLFAQARERGIPVVVVSQAYRNGVDLTLYESGAAAREEGAIGGADLTPSAALVKLMQALAYHRSPEAVGRFIQTPVAGELTLGRPPVPPSEPRKRGRKPHSR